The proteins below come from a single Penaeus monodon isolate SGIC_2016 chromosome 23, NSTDA_Pmon_1, whole genome shotgun sequence genomic window:
- the LOC119588224 gene encoding adenylyl cyclase-associated protein 1-like, with product MSSIPGLSWVLFLQHQHLMLGMETLQYSILQVLKNTIVKYRTTHNEQVSSWHSTMNSRDKDKVHVEWVQHWNNVFKELQQYVKTHHTTGLSWNTRGGNAMSNLKAAPANCGVPPPPPPGIPPPPPMVPLVPKAVAAEDDGRAALFASINKGTDITSGLKKVDRNAPRLPPGVWTPQTVRDEQKTHKNPSLREGPKPFVKQTETTPVRAPTRESPERPPKFALEGKKWFVEYQKDKPSLVVDNARMDHSVYIFKCQNTVVQVKGKVNSVILDSCKKSAVVFDNLVSSAEVVNCQSCKVQVMGIMPTITIEKTDGCHVYLSKESLNTEIISAKSSEMNILIPKEDGEFVECPVPEQFKTVIKGHSLVTTCTEKAG from the exons ATGTCCTCTATTCCTGGCCTATCATGGGTGCTGTTTCTCCAGCACCAGCACCTTATGTTAGGAATGGAGACTCTGCAGTATTCTATACTACAGGTCCTCAAGAATACAA TTGTAAAATACCGCACCACTCATAATGAGCAAGTTTCCTCATGGCATTCCACAATGAATTCCAGGGACAAGGACAAAGTTCACGTTGAATGGGTGCAGCACTGGAACAACGTCTTCAAGGAGCTGCAGCAGTATGTCAAGACTCACCACACCACAGGCCTCTCCTGGAACACTCGTGGCGGCAACGCAATGTCAAACCTGAAGGCTGCTCCAGCTAACTGCGgtgttcctccccctcctcctc CtggcatccctccccctcccccaatggtCCCACTGGTGCCAAAAGCCGTGGCCGCGGAGGATGACGGCCGAGCTGCACTCTTCGCCTCTATCAATAAGGGAACAGATATCACATCCGGGCTCAAGAAG gtGGACCGCAACGCACCTCGTCTTCCACCAGGGGTGTGGACGCCACAGACA GTTAGAGATGAacagaaaacccacaaaaaccccagtCTGCGTGAGGGACCAAAACCATTCGTCAAGCAGACCGAGACTACCCCTGTCCGTGCACCCACTCGCGAGTCACCGGAACGCCCTCCCAAGTTTGCTCTTGAAGGGAAGAAGTGGTTTGTGGAATACCAGAAAGACAAACCAAGTCTTGTGGTCGATAATGCTAGGATGGATCATTCTGTGTACATCTTCAAGTGCCAGAACACAGTGGTTCAAGTTAAG GGTAAAGTTAATTCAGTCATATTAGACTCCTGTAAGAAGTCTGCTGTAGTATTTGATAACCTGGTGTCTTCTGCGGAGGTTGTCAATTGTCAGTCGTGCAAGGTCCAG GTGATGGGCATTATGCCAACCATCACGATTGAGAAGACCGATGGTTGCCATGTATACCTGAGCAAAGAGTCTCTGAACACAGAGATCATTTCAGCCAAGTCCTCAGAAATGAACATCCTCATCCCCAAAGAGGATGGAGAGTTTGTAGAGTGTCCTGTTCCTGAGCAGTTCAAGACGGTGATCAAGGGCCATTCCCTGGTCACTACATGTACCGAAAAGGCTGGTTAG
- the LOC119587963 gene encoding LOW QUALITY PROTEIN: DNA-directed RNA polymerases I, II, and III subunit RPABC2-like (The sequence of the model RefSeq protein was modified relative to this genomic sequence to represent the inferred CDS: inserted 1 base in 1 codon), which produces MADEEFDGDDVGDDFEEAEEDENLDDXQEGEEDENQMEILAAGEGNQVPTQKRITTPYMTKYERARVLGTRALQIAMCAPVMVEIEAESDPLQIAAKELRERKIPIIIRRYLPDGSYEDWGIDELIISDF; this is translated from the exons ATGGCGGACGAGGAATTTGATGGAGATGA TGTTGGTGACGATTttgaagaggcagaagaggatgAGAACCTCGATG TGCAAGAAGGAGAG GAGGATGAAAATCAAATGGAAATTCTTGCTGCTGGGGAAGGCAATCAGGTCCCCACACAGAAGCGAATCACAACTCCATATATGACGAA ATATGAAAGAGCGAGAGTGTTAGGGACGAGAGCATTACAAATAGCCATGTGTGCACCAGTGATGGTAGAAATAGAAGCTGAATCAGACCCGCTACAGATTGCTGCCaaggaattaagagagagaaaaattcccATCATCATCAGACGATACTTACCTGATGGATCTTATGAAGATTGGGGTATTGATGAACTGATTATAAGTGATTTCTAA